From Gemmatimonas sp., a single genomic window includes:
- the uppP gene encoding undecaprenyl-diphosphatase UppP: MSVPSHRRLPVGEFRTFPWADDSVTIFQAVVLGIVQGLAELLPISSSAHLALTPYFFGWTDPGLAFDVALHLGTLIALVWYFRAEWIDMTKSAWKIASTRRIETVHDRRLVYLVVATIPAGVGGLLLNDLAETTFRSPMIIGTALVVMGVLLWAVDKWSARARMIEEVTMRDAIIVGCAQVLALIPGVSRSGSTITAGRLLKLDRPSAARFSFLMSMPITLAAVILKVPEAVRSEGISAPLVAGVIAAAISSWLAITVLLRYVSKHSFGVFAVYRVILAAVVFATIATRR, translated from the coding sequence ATGAGCGTACCATCGCATCGGCGGTTGCCGGTCGGTGAGTTCAGGACTTTTCCGTGGGCGGATGACAGCGTGACGATTTTTCAGGCGGTAGTACTCGGCATTGTGCAGGGACTCGCTGAGCTGCTGCCGATTTCGAGTTCGGCACATCTGGCGCTCACCCCCTATTTCTTCGGATGGACCGATCCGGGTCTCGCCTTTGATGTCGCGCTGCATCTTGGTACGCTCATCGCGTTGGTGTGGTACTTCCGGGCCGAGTGGATCGACATGACGAAGAGCGCGTGGAAGATCGCGTCCACGCGGCGTATCGAGACGGTGCATGACCGCCGACTCGTGTACTTGGTCGTAGCGACGATTCCGGCCGGCGTTGGCGGATTGCTGCTCAACGATCTCGCCGAAACGACCTTCCGCTCCCCGATGATCATCGGTACCGCGCTTGTCGTGATGGGTGTACTGCTCTGGGCGGTCGACAAGTGGAGCGCCCGCGCCCGCATGATCGAGGAAGTCACCATGCGCGACGCCATCATTGTTGGCTGCGCACAAGTGCTCGCCCTCATCCCCGGTGTATCGCGCTCTGGCTCGACGATCACGGCGGGACGTTTGCTGAAGCTCGATCGCCCCAGCGCGGCGCGCTTCAGCTTTCTCATGAGCATGCCGATCACACTCGCCGCGGTCATTCTGAAGGTGCCCGAAGCGGTACGCTCCGAAGGCATCTCCGCGCCGCTCGTCGCTGGTGTCATCGCGGCCGCCATCAGCAGCTGGCTGGCGATCACCGTCCTCCTGCGCTACGTGAGCAAGCATAGCTTCGGTGTGTTTGCCGTGTATCGCGTCATCTTGGCCGCCGTCGTCTTCGCCACCATCGCGACGCGCCGCTGA
- a CDS encoding biotin--[acetyl-CoA-carboxylase] ligase, translated as MTAPSPTLAAECGLARLAYQALVGSTMDEAHRLAQAGAKSGTLVLAEAQEGGRGRGGRSWVSEPGAGLWMTLIERPRDPQALDVLALRIGLALSDALEPLCNGRISLKWPNDLFVGAGKLAGILIEARWRESLPEWVAIGVGVNRRVPEAIPGAASVRGDIPRDDVLRAMLPAMRNAAAQPGRLTPEECARWAERDLAFGREIVEPRAGRAMGIDATGALLIAEPRGAVHAARSGSLVFAGEAP; from the coding sequence ATGACCGCGCCCTCGCCCACGCTCGCTGCTGAGTGCGGACTCGCCCGGCTCGCCTATCAGGCGTTGGTTGGATCCACCATGGACGAGGCGCATCGACTCGCGCAGGCCGGTGCCAAGTCGGGTACACTCGTGCTCGCCGAAGCCCAGGAGGGGGGGCGTGGTCGCGGCGGCCGGAGCTGGGTCTCTGAACCCGGCGCGGGACTGTGGATGACGCTCATCGAGCGCCCGCGTGATCCGCAGGCCCTCGATGTGCTTGCGCTCCGTATCGGTCTGGCTTTGTCCGACGCACTCGAGCCGCTGTGCAACGGTCGCATCTCGCTCAAATGGCCCAACGACCTGTTCGTCGGAGCGGGGAAGCTCGCCGGAATCCTGATCGAAGCCCGTTGGCGCGAATCGCTCCCGGAGTGGGTCGCCATCGGTGTCGGCGTCAACCGTCGCGTACCGGAGGCTATCCCAGGTGCCGCGTCGGTGCGCGGCGACATCCCGCGCGACGACGTTCTCCGCGCCATGCTGCCCGCGATGCGAAACGCGGCAGCCCAGCCCGGCCGACTGACGCCCGAGGAATGTGCGCGATGGGCCGAACGTGATCTGGCCTTCGGTCGCGAGATTGTCGAGCCGCGCGCCGGACGCGCGATGGGGATTGATGCGACGGGCGCGCTGCTGATTGCCGAGCCACGCGGTGCCGTGCACGCCGCCCGCAGTGGCTCGCTCGTATTCGCCGGAGAGGCGCCGTGA
- a CDS encoding type III pantothenate kinase, with protein MLIVFDVGNTETTIGLFEGTALRADWRIMTAVPRTSDEFGIVLRSLLRASDVELKAVTAAAIGSVVPPITDPLARACERYFGVTPILVDAKAALPITVQVDEPLSVGADRLINTLAASQLYQRDTICVDLGTATTFDCITADGVFLGGVIMPGVRTSAETLTRRTSKLPATELLPPKRVIGTRTEECIRAGVLFGAADAIDGMVRRIKAEWPGREVPLVVATGGLAETLQPWCSEFDLIEPTLTLQGLRLAYELLVVQ; from the coding sequence GTGCTGATCGTGTTCGATGTCGGCAACACCGAAACCACCATCGGGTTGTTCGAGGGAACCGCACTGCGCGCCGACTGGCGAATCATGACCGCCGTGCCGCGAACCTCCGACGAATTCGGCATCGTGCTGCGCAGTCTCCTCCGAGCGTCGGACGTGGAACTCAAGGCCGTCACGGCGGCGGCGATCGGCTCTGTCGTCCCGCCCATCACCGATCCGCTCGCGCGGGCCTGCGAGCGGTACTTCGGCGTCACCCCGATTCTCGTCGACGCGAAGGCGGCGCTGCCGATCACGGTGCAGGTTGACGAGCCACTCAGTGTCGGCGCCGATCGGCTGATCAACACGCTCGCTGCGAGCCAGTTGTATCAGCGTGACACCATCTGCGTCGACCTCGGCACCGCTACCACCTTCGATTGCATCACCGCGGACGGGGTCTTTCTTGGCGGAGTGATCATGCCCGGCGTGCGCACGTCGGCGGAAACGCTCACGCGACGTACGTCGAAGCTGCCCGCCACCGAACTGCTGCCGCCCAAGCGCGTGATCGGCACGCGCACGGAAGAATGCATTCGCGCCGGCGTGTTGTTCGGCGCCGCCGATGCCATCGACGGTATGGTGCGCCGCATCAAAGCAGAGTGGCCGGGTCGCGAGGTCCCGCTGGTGGTCGCCACAGGCGGTCTGGCGGAGACTCTGCAGCCGTGGTGTTCGGAGTTCGATCTCATCGAGCCGACGCTTACCCTGCAGGGATTGCGCTTGGCATACGAGCTGCTGGTTGTGCAGTAG
- a CDS encoding co-chaperone GroES: protein MATQSAAKVAPLADRVVVKPSEEAEQMRGGLYIPDTAKEKPQQGSVVAVGPGRYEKETRVPMDVKVGDKILYGKYSGTEVTIDGEQLLILRESDVLAVIS, encoded by the coding sequence ATGGCCACTCAGAGTGCCGCCAAGGTAGCGCCGCTCGCTGATCGCGTCGTCGTGAAGCCGAGCGAAGAAGCGGAACAGATGCGCGGTGGACTGTACATCCCGGATACCGCCAAGGAAAAGCCGCAGCAGGGTTCTGTCGTGGCTGTTGGCCCGGGCCGTTATGAGAAGGAGACCCGCGTGCCGATGGACGTGAAGGTCGGCGACAAGATCCTGTACGGGAAGTACAGCGGTACGGAAGTGACGATCGACGGTGAGCAGCTGCTCATCCTCCGCGAGTCGGATGTGCTCGCGGTGATCAGCTAA
- the groL gene encoding chaperonin GroEL (60 kDa chaperone family; promotes refolding of misfolded polypeptides especially under stressful conditions; forms two stacked rings of heptamers to form a barrel-shaped 14mer; ends can be capped by GroES; misfolded proteins enter the barrel where they are refolded when GroES binds), giving the protein MAAKELHFNVDARAALKRGVDQLAEAVKVTLGPKGRNVVIDKKFGAPTITKDGVTVAKEIELADPIENMGAQMVKEVATKTSDLAGDGTTTATVLAQAIFREGLKNVTAGSNPMALKRGIEKAVASIVEELKRISVPTTGKKEIAQVGTISANNDPEIGNLIAEAMEKVGKDGVITVEEAKGLETTLETVDGMQFDRGYLSPYFVTDPEKMEAVLDNAMILIHDKKISAMKDLLPVLEKVAQLGKPLLIIAEDIEGEALATLVVNKLRGTLRVVAVKAPGFGDRRKAMLQDIATLTKGQVVSDEVGFKLENAVLTDLGTAKRIVIDKDNTTIIDGGGETKDIEGRVKEIRGAIEKSTSDYDREKLQERLAKLAGGVAVINVGAATEAEMKEKKARVEDALHATRAAVEEGIVPGGGVALIRAQHVLKDVKVVERDEQIGVDIVRRAIEEPLRIIVQNAGGEGSIVVEKIRTAKETSFGYNALTDVYEDLVQAGVIDPTKVTRTALQNAASIAGLLLTTEALIVEKKDNSAPAGGGHGGGGGGGMGGMY; this is encoded by the coding sequence ATGGCTGCCAAGGAACTGCATTTCAACGTGGACGCGCGCGCTGCTCTCAAGCGTGGCGTCGATCAGCTCGCCGAGGCCGTGAAGGTCACGCTCGGACCGAAGGGCCGTAATGTCGTCATCGACAAGAAGTTCGGCGCCCCGACGATCACCAAGGACGGTGTCACGGTCGCGAAGGAAATCGAGCTGGCCGATCCGATCGAGAACATGGGCGCGCAGATGGTGAAGGAAGTCGCGACCAAGACGTCGGATCTCGCTGGCGACGGCACCACGACCGCCACGGTGCTCGCCCAGGCGATCTTCCGTGAAGGCCTCAAGAATGTGACCGCCGGCTCCAACCCGATGGCGCTGAAGCGCGGCATCGAAAAGGCCGTTGCGAGCATCGTTGAAGAACTGAAGCGTATCTCCGTGCCCACCACGGGCAAGAAGGAAATCGCGCAGGTCGGCACCATCTCGGCGAATAACGATCCCGAGATTGGTAACCTCATCGCGGAAGCGATGGAAAAGGTCGGCAAGGACGGCGTGATCACCGTCGAAGAGGCCAAGGGCCTCGAGACGACGCTGGAGACGGTTGACGGTATGCAGTTTGACCGTGGCTATCTCTCGCCGTACTTCGTCACGGATCCGGAGAAGATGGAGGCGGTGCTCGACAACGCCATGATCCTGATTCATGACAAGAAGATCTCTGCCATGAAGGATCTTCTCCCGGTGCTCGAGAAGGTTGCCCAGCTCGGCAAGCCGCTCCTCATCATCGCCGAAGACATCGAAGGCGAAGCGCTCGCCACGCTCGTCGTCAACAAGCTGCGCGGCACGCTGCGCGTCGTCGCCGTCAAGGCGCCGGGCTTTGGCGATCGTCGTAAGGCGATGCTGCAGGACATCGCGACGCTGACCAAGGGTCAGGTCGTGTCCGACGAAGTCGGCTTCAAGCTCGAAAACGCGGTCCTTACGGACCTCGGCACGGCCAAGCGCATCGTGATCGACAAGGACAACACGACGATCATCGACGGCGGCGGCGAAACGAAGGACATCGAAGGCCGCGTCAAGGAAATCCGCGGTGCCATTGAAAAGAGCACGTCGGATTACGATCGTGAGAAGCTCCAGGAGCGTCTCGCGAAGCTCGCCGGTGGTGTGGCCGTCATCAATGTCGGCGCCGCGACCGAAGCGGAAATGAAGGAGAAGAAGGCTCGCGTCGAAGACGCGCTGCACGCCACGCGTGCCGCCGTTGAAGAAGGCATCGTCCCCGGCGGCGGCGTCGCGCTCATCCGCGCGCAGCACGTGCTCAAGGACGTCAAAGTCGTCGAGCGCGACGAGCAGATCGGTGTCGACATCGTGCGTCGCGCGATCGAAGAGCCGCTCCGCATCATCGTCCAGAACGCAGGTGGTGAAGGCTCCATCGTCGTTGAGAAGATCCGCACGGCGAAGGAAACCAGCTTCGGCTACAACGCGCTGACCGATGTGTACGAAGACCTCGTGCAGGCCGGCGTGATCGACCCGACGAAGGTGACCCGCACGGCGTTGCAGAACGCCGCGTCGATCGCCGGTCTCCTCCTCACGACGGAAGCGCTTATCGTCGAGAAGAAGGACAACTCGGCTCCTGCCGGCGGCGGCCATGGTGGCGGCGGCGGCGGTGGCATGGGCGGCATGTACTAA
- a CDS encoding MBL fold metallo-hydrolase: protein MLRITVLGSGSRGNAILIDGTDGAVLIDAGFGPRSLVRRLQSVGRRPEEISALLLTHEHTDHASGAVAACARWGWPVYGSGGTIDALGSGSGTDVPLRDARAFAAQGPTLISGFLIETSSVPHDARDCCALVLTDIRSGARAGVAMDVGRVPDTLPVAFERLDLLVVESNHDEQMLARGPYPWSLKQRISGGLGHLSNGAAAAFVSACAHRGLRGVLLTHLSETNNLPSLAIERTRAALRRAGWTRDALLAASQQLPLPPMTSTGEAAWLVRASQLSLGF from the coding sequence ATGCTTCGCATAACCGTCCTCGGGAGTGGCAGTCGCGGCAATGCCATCCTGATCGATGGCACGGATGGCGCCGTCCTGATCGATGCGGGATTCGGACCACGCTCACTCGTGCGACGGCTGCAGTCGGTGGGACGTCGGCCGGAAGAGATCAGCGCGCTTTTGCTGACGCACGAGCACACCGATCACGCGAGCGGCGCCGTAGCAGCGTGCGCGCGGTGGGGGTGGCCCGTGTACGGATCGGGGGGCACGATCGACGCGCTAGGCAGCGGCAGCGGAACGGACGTGCCATTGCGCGATGCACGGGCGTTCGCGGCGCAGGGGCCAACCTTGATCAGTGGTTTCCTGATCGAGACGTCGTCGGTGCCGCATGACGCACGGGATTGCTGTGCACTCGTCTTGACCGACATCCGGAGTGGTGCGCGCGCGGGGGTGGCGATGGATGTCGGACGTGTTCCGGATACCCTGCCGGTCGCCTTTGAGCGGTTGGACCTCTTGGTGGTCGAATCGAATCACGACGAGCAGATGCTCGCGCGCGGTCCGTATCCCTGGTCGCTGAAACAACGGATCAGCGGAGGACTCGGACATCTCTCGAACGGCGCCGCCGCCGCGTTCGTGAGCGCGTGTGCGCATCGCGGACTGCGTGGGGTTCTGCTCACGCATCTGAGCGAAACCAACAACCTGCCCTCGCTGGCGATCGAGCGAACGCGCGCAGCACTGCGCCGCGCGGGATGGACCCGCGACGCGTTGTTGGCGGCGTCGCAGCAGCTCCCGTTGCCGCCGATGACGTCGACCGGTGAAGCGGCGTGGTTGGTGCGCGCGTCGCAATTGTCGCTCGGCTTCTAA
- a CDS encoding putative sugar nucleotidyl transferase: protein MIALYDDAVARRFEPFATSRPLGEMRAGALLIRERWEMVLGVESRGFVAAPHLHGFAEFDAPAFVNGQALAAGTWLVNTRALPFLDGPAIAVSPTALVVTIGGRIAARRLDGDTFDERILASLADGSHELAHDRALPDGTGDEAEALDLDGVWLNDVWDVIGTLQPLLQRDIPVLGSRLSATTLQASSGASVTVIGAHPVLVEAGATVEPMSVFDTSAGPVLLRRGAQVQAFTRVIGPCYVGRDSVVTADRIAGSSIGDTCRVHGELSTSIFIGHANKGHDGFVGHSVLGRWVNLGAGTITSNLMNTYGTVALWTPDGVRDSGLQFLGTMFGDHVKTGIGLRLTTGCVLGAGANVFDTMPPKAVAPFSWGARAPYEPFDATKFVQTAERMMARRGVSLSEGSRVWWTSVHALCAADSRWPRR, encoded by the coding sequence GTGATCGCGTTGTACGACGATGCCGTGGCGCGGCGCTTCGAGCCGTTCGCTACCAGCCGCCCGCTTGGCGAGATGCGCGCGGGCGCACTGCTGATTCGCGAACGGTGGGAAATGGTGCTTGGTGTCGAGAGCCGTGGATTCGTCGCGGCACCGCATCTGCATGGATTCGCCGAGTTCGACGCGCCGGCCTTCGTGAACGGACAGGCGCTGGCGGCCGGCACGTGGTTGGTGAATACTCGCGCGCTTCCGTTTCTTGATGGACCGGCGATCGCAGTCTCACCGACGGCGTTGGTGGTCACGATCGGCGGTCGCATTGCCGCGCGGCGACTCGACGGCGACACGTTTGACGAGCGGATCCTTGCCTCGCTGGCCGATGGGTCGCACGAACTCGCGCACGACCGAGCGCTTCCCGACGGTACCGGTGACGAAGCCGAAGCGCTCGACCTCGACGGCGTGTGGCTGAACGACGTCTGGGACGTGATCGGCACCCTGCAGCCGCTGCTGCAGCGCGACATCCCCGTGCTCGGGTCGCGGCTGTCGGCCACCACGCTGCAGGCGTCCAGTGGCGCTTCCGTCACCGTCATTGGCGCCCACCCGGTACTCGTAGAAGCCGGGGCGACGGTCGAACCGATGTCGGTGTTCGACACGAGCGCAGGGCCGGTGCTGCTGCGGCGTGGTGCGCAGGTGCAGGCCTTCACGCGCGTGATCGGCCCGTGCTATGTAGGCCGGGACAGTGTGGTGACGGCTGATCGCATCGCCGGCTCTTCGATCGGAGACACCTGCCGCGTGCACGGCGAACTGTCGACGTCGATCTTCATCGGTCACGCCAACAAGGGGCATGACGGGTTCGTCGGACATTCCGTGCTCGGCCGATGGGTGAACCTTGGTGCCGGCACGATCACCAGCAATCTCATGAACACCTACGGCACGGTCGCGCTGTGGACCCCCGACGGCGTGCGCGACAGCGGCCTGCAATTTCTGGGGACGATGTTCGGCGATCATGTGAAGACGGGCATCGGTCTTCGCCTGACGACGGGCTGTGTGCTTGGCGCGGGCGCAAACGTGTTCGACACGATGCCGCCGAAAGCGGTGGCGCCGTTTTCCTGGGGCGCGCGCGCACCGTATGAGCCGTTCGATGCGACCAAGTTCGTGCAGACGGCCGAGCGTATGATGGCGCGGCGCGGTGTTTCGCTCAGCGAAGGCAGCCGCGTATGGTGGACCAGCGTGCATGCCCTGTGCGCCGCCGACAGCCGCTGGCCGCGCCGCTGA
- a CDS encoding mannose-1-phosphate guanylyltransferase, with protein MNRWNVVLAGGVGSRFWPLSTPERPKQLLPLISEAPMLRDTLDRMRPLAPLSQTLVLTNASLRDAVLALEPDLPPENVIAEPRPAGTCAALAWAAQVIAQRAGGDAVMICVHADWAIGDVEAYRATLAEAARIALEERALVTVGIVPSRPDPGFGYIQPGAPVRTGVQRVERFVEKPDRERAAQMVADGFLWNSGIFAWCVGDLLDEIRVHTPEVQPALTAAGDDVAAFFAQVKSVAIDVGVLERSARVLVLPGQFGWDDVGTWAALHRVRTRDAQDNAMLGPTFALQATGNVVHADGTQVVLYGVDDLVVVAREGLVMVTTREKAADLKTLLDALPPEVRGS; from the coding sequence ATGAACCGTTGGAACGTCGTGCTCGCCGGAGGCGTCGGCTCCCGCTTCTGGCCGCTGTCCACGCCCGAGCGTCCGAAGCAGTTGCTGCCGCTGATCAGCGAAGCGCCGATGCTTCGTGACACGCTCGACCGGATGCGACCACTGGCGCCGCTGTCACAAACGCTCGTGCTCACCAACGCGTCGCTGCGCGATGCGGTCCTCGCGCTCGAGCCCGATTTGCCGCCCGAGAACGTGATCGCCGAGCCGCGGCCGGCCGGCACGTGTGCCGCGCTGGCCTGGGCGGCGCAGGTCATCGCGCAGCGCGCCGGTGGCGATGCGGTGATGATTTGCGTTCACGCCGATTGGGCGATTGGGGATGTCGAGGCCTACCGCGCGACGCTGGCGGAAGCGGCCCGCATCGCCCTTGAGGAGCGGGCCTTGGTGACCGTCGGGATCGTGCCGTCGCGCCCAGACCCGGGCTTCGGCTACATCCAGCCGGGCGCGCCGGTTCGTACGGGCGTGCAACGCGTAGAGCGGTTCGTCGAAAAGCCGGACCGCGAGCGCGCCGCGCAGATGGTGGCCGACGGCTTCCTTTGGAACTCGGGCATTTTCGCCTGGTGTGTGGGCGATCTGCTCGACGAGATTCGCGTTCACACGCCGGAGGTGCAGCCGGCGCTGACCGCCGCTGGCGACGATGTGGCGGCGTTCTTCGCGCAGGTCAAGTCGGTGGCGATCGACGTCGGCGTTCTCGAGCGTAGTGCTCGCGTACTGGTGCTGCCCGGGCAGTTCGGATGGGATGACGTGGGCACCTGGGCCGCCTTGCATCGCGTGCGCACGCGGGATGCGCAGGACAATGCCATGCTGGGCCCCACGTTCGCGCTGCAGGCCACGGGAAACGTGGTGCATGCCGACGGGACGCAGGTGGTGCTTTACGGCGTGGACGACCTCGTGGTAGTCGCGCGCGAGGGCCTGGTGATGGTCACCACGCGTGAAAAGGCGGCCGATCTCAAGACGCTGCTCGATGCGCTGCCGCCCGAGGTTCGCGGGTCGTGA
- a CDS encoding response regulator transcription factor yields the protein MPVDPAAGVTVLVVDDEPHIGRIIRTRLEQAGFTVHLAEHGAEALSALESTPAVALVVLDLMLPGMSGTEILRVLRGDIRWRPLPCIVLTAAGQDAQLREVESLGVSEIMTKPFSPRRLLERVRAYTGTTLPEPASTELSSPPVVS from the coding sequence ATGCCCGTTGATCCGGCCGCCGGGGTGACCGTGCTCGTCGTTGATGACGAGCCACACATCGGTCGCATCATCCGGACGCGCCTCGAACAGGCCGGTTTTACGGTGCATCTGGCGGAGCACGGCGCGGAGGCACTCTCCGCCCTCGAGTCGACCCCGGCGGTCGCTCTGGTGGTGCTGGACCTCATGCTACCGGGTATGTCGGGTACCGAGATCCTCCGTGTGCTGCGTGGCGATATCCGGTGGCGTCCCCTGCCCTGCATCGTCCTCACGGCAGCAGGACAGGATGCGCAATTGCGCGAAGTCGAATCCCTTGGCGTTTCCGAGATCATGACCAAGCCTTTCAGCCCGCGGCGCCTGCTGGAGCGCGTCCGCGCGTATACCGGAACCACTCTTCCCGAGCCGGCGTCGACGGAGCTGTCGTCGCCCCCGGTGGTATCATGA
- a CDS encoding roadblock/LC7 domain-containing protein produces the protein MPTIRDLVSALRRRDGVDAAIVLGRDGLLIDGATDAALDPDGLAAFVPPMALAAAEMGVAAGRGDFGLMVLEYSTGTVVVTSVSPEAFMLVLLRPDANLAALLYDLRRFRAQIASLV, from the coding sequence ATGCCCACCATTCGCGATCTCGTCAGTGCATTGCGCCGCCGCGACGGTGTGGATGCCGCCATCGTCCTGGGGCGCGACGGTCTCCTGATCGACGGCGCCACCGATGCCGCGCTAGACCCGGACGGATTGGCCGCTTTCGTGCCCCCGATGGCGCTCGCCGCCGCCGAAATGGGCGTCGCAGCCGGTCGCGGCGACTTCGGCCTCATGGTGCTCGAATACAGCACCGGCACCGTTGTCGTAACCTCGGTATCCCCCGAGGCGTTCATGCTCGTGCTCCTACGTCCGGATGCCAATCTGGCGGCGCTCTTGTACGATCTCCGTCGCTTTCGGGCGCAGATCGCCTCGCTCGTCTGA